Proteins found in one Halobaculum sp. MBLA0147 genomic segment:
- a CDS encoding DUF655 domain-containing protein, with product MSDGATADGGGTTDETNETDDAAEPDVSYAVVLDYLAHGHPDDDRPQYEKSPLAHALGESEFRLYELTLDDSDRVGIGDRLVVEPTGERSTVDRSRSIAFGDLTRGARQELEYAVEEIVERDERRFVDFYNDAQPITLRLHQLNLLPGIGKKLRNNVLDERKRQPFETFADLEDRVSGLHDAKGVLVDRIVEEIREDDLKYRTFVDRDE from the coding sequence ATGAGTGACGGAGCGACAGCCGACGGGGGCGGCACCACCGACGAGACGAACGAGACGGACGACGCGGCCGAGCCGGACGTCTCGTACGCGGTCGTGCTCGACTACCTCGCACACGGCCACCCGGACGACGACAGACCCCAGTACGAGAAGTCGCCGCTGGCACACGCGCTGGGGGAGTCGGAGTTCCGGCTGTACGAACTCACACTCGACGACTCGGACCGCGTCGGGATCGGCGACCGACTCGTCGTCGAGCCCACCGGGGAGCGCTCGACGGTGGACCGGTCGCGGTCGATCGCGTTCGGCGACCTGACGCGTGGCGCGCGCCAGGAGTTGGAGTACGCCGTCGAGGAGATCGTCGAGCGCGACGAGCGCCGGTTCGTCGACTTCTACAACGACGCCCAGCCGATCACGCTCAGACTCCACCAACTCAACCTCCTGCCGGGGATCGGGAAGAAACTCCGCAACAACGTGTTGGACGAGCGGAAACGGCAGCCGTTCGAGACGTTCGCGGACCTCGAAGACCGCGTCTCCGGGCTCCACGACGCGAAGGGTGTCCTGGTCGACCGGATCGTCGAGGAGATCCGCGAGGACGACCTGAAGTACCGCACCTTCGTCGACCGTGACGAGTGA
- a CDS encoding TATA-box-binding protein, which produces MTDPADSIEIQNVVASTGIGQELDLEALAEDLPGADFNPDNFPGLVYRTQDPKAAALIFRSGKIVCTGAKSIDDVHDALGIIFEKLRGLSIPVDDDPDITVQNIVSSADLGHQLNLNALAIGLGLEDVEYEPEQFPGLVYRMDEPDVVILLFGSGKIVITGGKRTDDAEEAVEAIVEEIESLGLLN; this is translated from the coding sequence ATGACGGACCCGGCAGACTCAATCGAGATTCAGAACGTAGTCGCATCGACAGGGATCGGGCAGGAGCTCGATCTCGAGGCGCTGGCGGAGGACCTCCCGGGCGCCGACTTCAACCCCGACAACTTCCCCGGGCTGGTGTACCGGACACAGGACCCGAAGGCGGCGGCGCTGATCTTCCGGTCGGGGAAGATCGTCTGCACCGGCGCGAAGAGTATCGACGACGTCCACGACGCGCTCGGGATCATCTTCGAGAAGCTCCGTGGCCTCTCGATCCCGGTCGACGACGATCCGGACATCACCGTCCAGAACATCGTCTCGTCGGCAGATCTGGGTCACCAGCTCAACCTGAACGCGCTGGCGATCGGTCTCGGACTGGAGGACGTGGAGTACGAGCCCGAGCAGTTCCCCGGACTCGTCTACCGGATGGACGAGCCGGACGTGGTGATCCTCCTGTTCGGCTCCGGGAAGATCGTCATCACGGGCGGCAAGCGGACCGACGACGCCGAGGAGGCGGTCGAGGCGATCGTCGAGGAGATCGAGTCGCTCGGCCTGCTGAACTGA
- a CDS encoding DEAD/DEAH box helicase family protein produces the protein MTDEGGDDATTPPDADDAGAASTEETPPDTDDAGAASTEETPPDTDDAGAASTGGEGTPPDVDDAETEPRLDTDALYDVVETAGRPIVTASVVARHTDLTQADAAAALDELADAGDAERVDTSDDPVVYYPQSWGELAERERLVVFPDRREIVADRPTQYTRAGLAQFAHLVDSTRTDPGTRGYLYEVRPEDVWAAPYDSLEELLARVRSVLPRRVGSLEEWIGEQWKRANQFVLRTHEDGYVVLEAAREELMGNVARQKLSEEHLRAPISDTESWVNADAVGAIKRTLYEAGYPVRDERELDSGDPLDVTLETELREYQREWVDRFLDRQSGVLVAPPGSGKTVAALGVLAEIGGETLILVPSRELAGQWRAELLAHTDLDEDQVGEYHGGTKQIRPVTIATYQIAGMDRHRSLFDSREWGLIVFDEVHHVPADVARRTTELQSRHRLGTTASAVREDDREEEIFTLVGPPLGTDWGALFDAGHVVEPEVEIRYVPWRDDEAENEWAAAERRAKRQLAATNPAKVDAVRRLREEHPDARTLVFVDYLDQGESLSASLGVPFVSGETRHHERERLFEAFRQGERDTLIVSRIADEGLDLPNAELAIVASGLGGSRRQGTQRAGRTMRPSGSAVVYVLATRGTSEEEFARRRMQHLSGKGVRVRERTVE, from the coding sequence ATGACAGACGAAGGTGGCGACGACGCCACGACGCCCCCGGACGCAGACGACGCTGGGGCGGCGTCCACCGAGGAGACGCCCCCGGACACAGACGACGCTGGGGCGGCGTCCACCGAGGAGACGCCCCCGGACACAGACGACGCTGGGGCGGCGTCCACCGGTGGGGAGGGGACACCCCCGGACGTAGACGACGCGGAGACGGAGCCGCGACTCGACACGGACGCACTCTACGACGTGGTCGAGACTGCCGGGCGACCGATCGTCACGGCGAGCGTCGTGGCCCGCCACACCGACCTGACGCAGGCGGACGCGGCCGCGGCGCTGGACGAACTCGCCGACGCGGGCGACGCCGAGCGGGTCGACACCAGCGACGACCCGGTCGTCTACTACCCGCAGTCGTGGGGCGAACTCGCCGAGCGCGAGCGCCTCGTGGTGTTCCCCGACCGCCGGGAGATCGTCGCCGACCGCCCGACACAGTACACCCGCGCCGGGCTCGCACAGTTCGCCCACCTCGTCGACTCCACGCGGACCGACCCCGGAACGCGTGGCTACCTCTACGAGGTCCGACCGGAGGACGTGTGGGCCGCACCGTACGACTCGCTGGAGGAACTGCTCGCACGCGTCCGCTCCGTCCTCCCGCGACGCGTGGGGAGCCTCGAGGAGTGGATCGGCGAGCAGTGGAAGCGCGCCAACCAGTTCGTCCTCCGCACCCACGAGGACGGCTACGTCGTTCTGGAGGCGGCGCGCGAGGAACTGATGGGCAACGTCGCCCGACAGAAGCTCTCGGAGGAGCACCTCCGGGCACCGATCTCGGACACGGAGTCGTGGGTGAACGCCGACGCGGTCGGGGCTATCAAGCGCACGCTGTACGAGGCGGGCTACCCCGTCCGCGACGAGCGCGAACTGGACAGCGGCGACCCGCTGGACGTGACCCTGGAGACCGAGCTACGCGAGTACCAACGCGAGTGGGTCGACCGGTTCCTCGACAGACAGTCTGGGGTGTTGGTCGCGCCACCCGGCAGCGGGAAGACGGTCGCCGCGCTGGGCGTGCTCGCGGAGATCGGCGGCGAGACGCTGATCCTCGTCCCATCGCGGGAACTGGCGGGCCAGTGGCGCGCGGAACTGCTCGCGCACACGGACTTAGACGAGGACCAAGTCGGGGAGTACCACGGCGGCACCAAGCAGATCCGCCCGGTGACGATCGCCACCTACCAGATCGCGGGGATGGACCGCCACCGCTCGCTGTTCGACTCCCGCGAGTGGGGGCTGATCGTGTTCGACGAGGTCCACCACGTCCCGGCGGACGTGGCCCGCCGCACGACGGAGCTCCAGAGCCGGCACCGGCTCGGGACGACGGCCTCCGCGGTGCGGGAGGACGACCGCGAGGAGGAGATCTTCACGCTCGTCGGCCCACCGCTGGGGACCGACTGGGGAGCGTTGTTCGACGCCGGCCACGTCGTCGAGCCGGAGGTGGAGATCCGGTACGTGCCGTGGCGCGACGACGAGGCCGAGAACGAGTGGGCCGCCGCCGAGCGTCGCGCGAAGCGGCAACTCGCGGCGACGAACCCCGCGAAGGTGGACGCCGTCCGCCGCCTCCGCGAGGAGCACCCGGACGCACGGACGCTGGTGTTCGTCGACTACCTCGATCAGGGCGAGTCGTTGTCGGCGTCGCTGGGCGTGCCGTTCGTCTCCGGAGAGACGCGTCACCACGAGCGCGAGCGCCTGTTCGAGGCGTTCCGTCAGGGCGAGCGGGACACCCTGATCGTCTCGCGGATCGCCGACGAGGGGTTGGACCTCCCGAACGCCGAGTTGGCGATCGTCGCCTCCGGGCTCGGCGGGAGTCGGCGGCAGGGCACTCAGCGCGCCGGGCGGACGATGCGCCCCTCCGGCAGCGCCGTGGTGTACGTGCTGGCGACGCGTGGCACCAGCGAGGAGGAGTTCGCCCGCCGCCGGATGCAACACCTCTCCGGGAAGGGTGTCCGCGTCCGCGAGCGGACGGTGGAGTGA
- a CDS encoding peroxiredoxin has protein sequence MLEPGTAAPTFSLPNQDGDDVSLAEFDGQRVVLYFYPRANTPGCTREANGFSDHLDAFAERDVAVVGVSDDPVEALAEFDTDHDLGFTLLSDADGEVATAYESYGERTIGDETVEIAFRNTYLIGPDGEIERAYEGVSPDGHPREVLDDVDEIRAGE, from the coding sequence ATGTTGGAACCAGGGACGGCGGCACCGACGTTCTCGCTCCCGAACCAGGACGGCGACGACGTGTCACTGGCGGAGTTCGACGGGCAGCGTGTCGTGTTGTACTTCTACCCCCGAGCGAACACGCCGGGGTGTACGCGCGAGGCGAACGGGTTCAGCGACCACCTCGACGCCTTCGCGGAGCGGGACGTGGCGGTCGTCGGCGTCAGCGACGACCCGGTGGAGGCGTTGGCGGAGTTCGACACGGACCACGACCTCGGGTTCACACTGTTGTCGGACGCCGACGGCGAGGTCGCGACCGCCTACGAGTCGTACGGCGAGCGGACCATCGGCGACGAGACCGTCGAGATCGCCTTCCGGAACACGTACCTGATCGGCCCCGACGGCGAGATCGAACGCGCCTACGAGGGCGTCTCCCCGGACGGCCACCCGCGCGAGGTCCTCGACGACGTCGACGAGATCCGGGCCGGCGAGTAG
- the priS gene encoding DNA primase catalytic subunit PriS, whose protein sequence is MERRTREYLSGRFGDYYRRSDTPVPPAAADREWGHIPFTEGEGTTMVRHQSLLDVAGGPEQLGEFLARESPRHVYFSAARYDDPSNRTMAQKGWRSADLVFDLDADHLPGVDPETDSYTEMLRECKDALLDLLDVLTTDFGFGDDELEIVFSGGRGYHVHVRDPSVRGLDSEARREVVDYVRGIDLDRDGLIEKRPNDRGTLQKTLRAEGGWGRRVHERLLAYTDALLNADEETALARLQELDGVGEKTATTIYGVLQNNPEGVRSGNVELGPGASTLIRALADRVLAEETAPIDEPVTTDVRRLIRLPGSLHGGTGFVVRRLDREVVDDFEPTRDAVAEQFRDQRIMVEVTEPGPVPVGNGPSDDSFTIEGGTRSVREFVGVFLLARGRAEKAAE, encoded by the coding sequence ATGGAGCGCCGCACGAGAGAGTACCTGTCGGGACGCTTCGGTGACTACTACCGCCGGAGCGACACGCCCGTCCCGCCCGCCGCCGCCGACCGCGAGTGGGGGCACATCCCCTTCACCGAGGGCGAGGGCACCACGATGGTCCGCCACCAGTCGCTACTCGACGTGGCCGGCGGCCCCGAGCAACTGGGCGAGTTCCTCGCCCGCGAGTCCCCCCGACACGTCTACTTCTCGGCGGCGCGCTACGACGACCCCTCGAACCGCACGATGGCCCAGAAAGGCTGGCGCTCCGCCGACCTCGTCTTCGACCTCGACGCCGACCACCTCCCCGGCGTCGACCCCGAGACGGACTCCTACACGGAGATGCTCCGCGAGTGCAAGGACGCACTCCTCGACCTCCTCGACGTGTTGACCACGGACTTCGGCTTCGGGGACGACGAGCTGGAGATCGTATTCTCCGGCGGTCGCGGCTACCACGTCCACGTCCGCGATCCGTCCGTCCGCGGACTCGACTCCGAGGCGCGCCGCGAGGTGGTCGACTACGTCCGCGGGATCGACCTCGACCGCGACGGCCTGATCGAGAAACGACCCAACGACCGCGGCACCCTCCAGAAGACGCTCCGCGCCGAGGGTGGGTGGGGCCGACGCGTCCACGAACGACTGCTCGCGTACACCGACGCGTTGCTCAACGCCGACGAGGAGACGGCACTCGCCCGCCTCCAGGAACTCGACGGCGTCGGCGAGAAGACCGCGACGACCATCTACGGCGTCCTCCAGAACAACCCGGAGGGTGTCCGCTCCGGCAACGTGGAGTTGGGGCCGGGCGCGAGCACGCTGATCCGCGCGCTGGCCGACCGCGTGCTCGCCGAGGAGACCGCACCCATCGACGAACCGGTGACGACGGACGTACGCCGTCTCATCCGACTCCCGGGGAGTCTCCACGGCGGCACCGGGTTCGTCGTCCGGCGGCTCGACCGCGAGGTGGTCGACGACTTCGAACCGACGCGAGACGCCGTCGCGGAGCAGTTCCGCGACCAGCGGATCATGGTGGAGGTGACCGAGCCCGGCCCGGTGCCGGTCGGGAACGGTCCGTCCGACGACAGCTTTACAATCGAGGGGGGAACACGTTCAGTCCGCGAGTTCGTCGGCGTGTTCCTCCTGGCGCGAGGCCGCGCCGAGAAGGCGGCGGAGTGA
- the trkA gene encoding Trk system potassium transporter TrkA — MHVIVVGAGQVGSSIAASLADTHDVVVIDRDGERVDALTYDIDVLAIEGDGADLETLREANVGEADLLIASTDDDETNVVVCGTAKVESEAFTIARVKRPQYLATWEHAVDAGNEAFGVDFMVCSDLLAAQTIVEVMGVPTAEDVKSFGDGLCRMAEFKVPAGSAVAEQTVSEADRFPGLTFAAIIRGEEVIVPRGETLIQPEDDLVVIGRPEEVEAFGADLAPDQTNPEEIVIFGGSEIGYQTARLFCEQGLCPRLVEQDETRARWLAEQLPEATVMHHDATDQEFLERENIGSADVVVAALDTDQGNLLATLLAKRLGADRAAAVVDNGQFTDLFETVGVDVAISPRRVTAEEITRFTRTNYAETVSIIEDDRAEILELEVSADSAVVGERVRDLAVELPQSVVIGSITRDGELLIPRGDTEIRAGDHLVVFVEADDVDAVTEAL; from the coding sequence ATGCACGTCATCGTGGTGGGCGCGGGACAGGTGGGGTCGAGTATCGCCGCCAGTCTCGCAGACACACACGACGTGGTGGTGATCGACCGCGACGGCGAGCGGGTGGACGCGTTGACGTACGACATCGACGTGTTGGCCATCGAGGGCGACGGGGCCGACCTCGAGACGCTGCGAGAGGCGAACGTCGGTGAGGCGGACCTGTTGATCGCCAGCACGGACGACGACGAGACGAACGTGGTGGTGTGTGGGACGGCGAAGGTGGAGTCGGAGGCGTTCACCATCGCCCGCGTCAAGCGGCCGCAGTACCTCGCGACGTGGGAACACGCCGTCGACGCCGGCAACGAGGCGTTCGGGGTCGACTTCATGGTGTGTTCGGACCTGCTGGCGGCACAGACGATCGTCGAAGTGATGGGGGTACCGACGGCGGAGGACGTGAAGTCGTTCGGCGACGGGCTGTGTCGGATGGCGGAGTTCAAGGTGCCCGCCGGCAGCGCCGTCGCCGAGCAGACGGTGAGCGAGGCGGACCGCTTCCCCGGACTGACCTTCGCGGCGATCATCCGTGGCGAGGAGGTGATCGTCCCGCGCGGGGAGACGCTGATCCAGCCCGAGGACGACCTCGTGGTGATCGGGCGGCCGGAGGAGGTGGAGGCGTTCGGGGCGGACCTGGCACCCGACCAGACGAACCCCGAGGAGATCGTGATCTTCGGCGGGAGCGAGATCGGCTACCAGACGGCGCGGCTGTTCTGCGAGCAGGGGTTGTGTCCACGACTCGTCGAGCAGGACGAGACACGGGCGCGGTGGCTCGCCGAGCAACTGCCGGAGGCGACGGTGATGCACCACGACGCGACCGACCAGGAGTTCCTCGAACGCGAGAATATCGGTAGCGCGGACGTGGTCGTCGCGGCCTTAGACACGGACCAGGGGAACCTGCTGGCGACGTTGCTCGCCAAGCGACTCGGTGCAGACCGAGCCGCGGCAGTCGTCGACAACGGACAGTTCACGGACCTGTTCGAGACGGTCGGCGTCGACGTGGCGATCAGCCCGCGGCGGGTGACGGCCGAGGAGATCACGCGGTTCACGCGGACGAACTACGCGGAGACGGTGTCGATCATCGAGGACGACCGCGCGGAGATCCTGGAGTTGGAGGTGAGCGCCGACAGTGCCGTCGTCGGCGAGCGCGTCCGCGACCTCGCGGTCGAACTCCCGCAGAGTGTCGTCATCGGGTCGATCACGCGCGACGGGGAGTTGTTGATCCCGCGTGGTGACACCGAGATCCGCGCCGGCGACCACCTCGTCGTGTTCGTCGAGGCCGACGACGTGGACGCCGTGACCGAGGCGTTGTGA
- a CDS encoding TrkH family potassium uptake protein: MRVDWRASLAVVGTVVQYLSVTLLLPLVVAVLYGEDVVTFLLTGVVTVVVGTALTRLDPDPELGNREGFLVVAATWLGVSLVGTVPYLLAAHGVPGVVAPTSPGSALADPVDALFESMSGFTTTGATVMADISFDTHSRAIMIWRQLTQWLGGMGIVVLALAILPELSVGGAQLMDAEAPGVGIEKLTPRIAETARALWIVYLGFTVAEILLLYGLGVVEMAPNMTAYNAVAHGLTTLPTGGFSPEADSIAAFSAAVQWVVIPFMVVAGTNFALFWHLLSGDVRRLLRDAEFRGYLGIMGALTALLAGLLFTGAAPVLDLGGATRGVPANAVRQATFQVVSIVTTTGYATSDFAQWNAAGQFLLLFAMFVGGSGGSTGGAVKIVRWLVILKLVKRELFTTVHPDAIQPVRLGGTVIDERALQGIAGFTLAYLVIFFVATVVVIVDAGRVDAVVTIPEAAGGVAATLGNVGPAFGDLGPFGSYGGLPATTKLLMVFLMWIGRLEIIPVLVLLTDAYWRS; the protein is encoded by the coding sequence ATCCGTGTCGACTGGCGCGCGTCGCTGGCGGTCGTCGGAACCGTGGTCCAGTACCTGTCGGTGACGCTGTTGCTCCCGCTGGTCGTGGCGGTCCTCTACGGCGAAGACGTAGTCACGTTCCTGCTCACCGGGGTCGTGACGGTGGTCGTCGGCACGGCGTTGACGCGACTCGACCCCGACCCGGAGTTGGGGAACCGCGAGGGGTTCCTCGTCGTCGCGGCGACGTGGCTCGGCGTCTCGCTGGTCGGGACCGTCCCGTACCTGCTGGCGGCCCACGGCGTCCCCGGCGTCGTCGCACCGACCTCGCCCGGATCGGCGTTGGCGGACCCCGTCGACGCGCTGTTCGAGTCGATGAGCGGGTTCACGACCACCGGGGCGACCGTGATGGCGGACATCTCCTTCGACACCCACTCGCGGGCGATCATGATCTGGCGGCAGCTCACCCAGTGGCTCGGCGGGATGGGGATCGTCGTGTTGGCACTGGCGATCCTCCCGGAGTTGTCCGTCGGTGGCGCGCAGTTGATGGACGCGGAGGCGCCCGGCGTCGGCATCGAGAAACTCACCCCGCGGATCGCCGAGACCGCACGGGCGCTGTGGATCGTCTACCTCGGGTTCACGGTCGCCGAGATCCTCCTGTTGTACGGACTCGGTGTCGTCGAGATGGCACCGAACATGACCGCGTACAACGCCGTCGCACACGGGTTGACGACGCTGCCGACCGGTGGGTTCTCGCCTGAGGCGGACAGCATCGCTGCGTTCTCGGCGGCGGTGCAGTGGGTCGTGATCCCGTTCATGGTCGTCGCGGGGACGAACTTCGCGCTGTTCTGGCACCTGTTGTCGGGCGACGTGCGGCGACTCCTCCGCGACGCGGAGTTCCGCGGCTACCTCGGGATCATGGGCGCGTTGACCGCACTGCTCGCCGGCCTGTTGTTCACCGGTGCGGCACCGGTGCTCGATCTGGGCGGCGCGACACGGGGTGTGCCCGCGAACGCCGTCCGGCAGGCGACGTTCCAGGTCGTCTCCATCGTCACGACGACCGGCTACGCGACGAGCGACTTCGCGCAGTGGAACGCCGCCGGGCAGTTCCTGTTGCTGTTCGCGATGTTCGTCGGCGGCTCCGGCGGCTCGACGGGTGGCGCGGTGAAGATCGTTCGCTGGCTGGTGATTCTCAAACTCGTCAAGCGAGAGCTGTTCACGACGGTCCACCCGGACGCGATCCAGCCCGTCCGGTTGGGTGGGACGGTGATCGACGAGCGAGCACTCCAGGGAATCGCGGGGTTCACGCTCGCGTACCTCGTGATCTTCTTCGTCGCGACGGTGGTGGTGATCGTCGACGCCGGCCGCGTCGACGCCGTGGTGACGATTCCGGAAGCCGCGGGTGGCGTCGCGGCGACGCTCGGCAACGTCGGCCCGGCGTTCGGCGACCTCGGGCCGTTCGGGAGCTACGGCGGCCTCCCGGCGACGACGAAGCTGCTGATGGTGTTCCTCATGTGGATCGGACGACTGGAGATCATCCCCGTGCTCGTGTTGTTGACGGACGCCTACTGGCGCTCGTGA
- a CDS encoding RtcB family protein: MPIEIDGDATTARVMVDDESLVEDNAVEQVRTLADHPAFTEPIRVMPDTHWGAGAPIGFTMPLPDAVVPNVVGVDIGCGMAATNLGDELPLSDAERERRVREAVPMGRSTHDYEDSPHLVDEFPFERATDVFDAFADAYAERFDAEIDPIGFDFDGYDEAYFKDLCERVLRGRSSGMGHVIRSAGTLGGGNHFVEFAQGRESGDYWLVIHSGSRYLGLAVAEYWQERATRYRRADAIREAIPAEYEQFLKFDPERVSDGDLFEWVTGGKGESHVQKERVRETLDGPEIERAFDVLGRLHPDADDTTGDAAGSGDTTDADAESTDGADPESSDDDAFDEDLAALYGREAHGYYVDMLFAQQYARWNRELMSEAICEALGVEPVDRFQSPHNLVDFGDLTIRKGATPAREGQRLVIPFDMAQGSVIARGRGNAEWNETAPHGAGRRMGRRDAHESLSLEEFEAAMDGVYSESVLDDTLDEAPMAYKPAEAVADALEPTAEVVEWLDPVHNLKAHE, encoded by the coding sequence ATGCCCATCGAGATCGACGGGGACGCGACGACGGCACGGGTGATGGTCGACGACGAGTCGCTGGTCGAGGACAACGCCGTCGAGCAGGTGCGGACGCTGGCCGACCACCCGGCGTTCACGGAGCCGATCCGCGTGATGCCCGACACCCACTGGGGTGCCGGCGCACCCATCGGCTTCACGATGCCGTTGCCGGACGCCGTCGTCCCCAACGTCGTCGGCGTCGACATCGGCTGCGGGATGGCGGCGACGAACCTCGGCGACGAGTTGCCGCTGTCGGACGCCGAGCGGGAGCGCCGCGTCCGCGAGGCCGTCCCGATGGGGCGGTCGACACACGACTACGAGGACTCCCCGCACCTCGTCGACGAGTTCCCGTTCGAGCGCGCCACCGACGTGTTCGACGCCTTCGCCGACGCCTACGCCGAGCGGTTCGACGCCGAGATCGACCCCATCGGGTTCGACTTCGACGGCTACGACGAGGCGTACTTCAAGGACCTCTGTGAGCGGGTGCTCCGCGGTCGTTCCAGCGGGATGGGGCACGTCATCCGCTCGGCCGGGACGCTCGGCGGTGGGAACCACTTCGTCGAGTTCGCGCAGGGGCGTGAGTCGGGCGACTACTGGCTCGTGATCCACAGCGGCTCGCGGTACCTCGGACTCGCCGTCGCGGAGTACTGGCAGGAGCGTGCCACCCGCTACCGTCGCGCCGACGCCATCCGCGAGGCCATCCCCGCGGAGTACGAGCAGTTCCTCAAGTTCGACCCCGAGCGCGTCTCCGACGGGGACCTCTTCGAGTGGGTCACCGGCGGGAAAGGCGAGTCACACGTCCAGAAGGAACGCGTCCGCGAGACGCTCGACGGCCCCGAGATCGAACGCGCCTTCGACGTGCTCGGGCGTCTCCACCCGGACGCGGACGACACGACCGGCGACGCCGCCGGGAGCGGCGACACAACGGACGCCGACGCCGAGAGTACCGACGGCGCCGACCCCGAGTCGAGTGACGACGACGCCTTCGACGAGGACCTCGCCGCGCTGTACGGCCGCGAGGCACACGGCTACTACGTCGACATGCTGTTCGCCCAGCAGTACGCCCGCTGGAACCGCGAACTGATGAGCGAGGCTATCTGCGAGGCGTTGGGGGTCGAGCCGGTCGACCGCTTCCAGAGTCCCCACAACCTCGTCGACTTCGGCGACCTCACCATCCGGAAGGGTGCGACGCCGGCCCGTGAGGGGCAGCGACTCGTGATCCCCTTCGACATGGCGCAGGGGTCCGTGATCGCTCGCGGACGGGGCAACGCGGAGTGGAACGAGACGGCACCCCACGGCGCCGGGCGCCGGATGGGACGCCGCGACGCCCACGAGTCGCTGTCGCTCGAGGAGTTCGAGGCGGCGATGGACGGGGTCTACTCCGAGTCCGTCCTCGACGACACGCTCGACGAGGCACCGATGGCGTACAAACCCGCCGAGGCCGTCGCCGACGCGCTCGAACCGACCGCCGAGGTCGTCGAGTGGCTCGACCCCGTCCACAACCTGAAGGCCCACGAGTAA
- a CDS encoding peptide ABC transporter ATP-binding protein, whose protein sequence is MTDGDAVAPLSVATDLELTVDGVPVGVRSTGDRLFLEVPTLRTAVRMARDGEGLEERLAPVLRVTDLTVEVRVREATVAVLGADARPGWLSRELDVDPVEVRVGGALAAVGRTVLAGTRRVARLLPV, encoded by the coding sequence GTGACTGACGGCGACGCAGTCGCCCCGCTGTCGGTCGCGACGGACCTCGAGTTGACCGTCGACGGCGTCCCCGTCGGGGTCCGCTCGACGGGCGACCGCCTGTTCCTCGAGGTGCCGACGCTGCGGACGGCCGTCCGGATGGCACGCGACGGCGAGGGCCTCGAAGAGCGACTCGCGCCGGTGTTGCGCGTGACCGACCTCACGGTCGAGGTTCGCGTCCGGGAGGCGACCGTCGCCGTCCTGGGTGCCGACGCGCGCCCTGGGTGGCTCTCGCGGGAACTCGACGTCGACCCGGTCGAGGTCCGCGTCGGCGGCGCGCTCGCGGCGGTCGGCCGCACCGTGCTCGCCGGCACGCGACGGGTGGCTCGGTTGCTCCCGGTGTAG
- a CDS encoding DUF1931 domain-containing protein, which yields MSDLIVKSAVKEYLEDENVAADFYEALDEEVAELLDDASRRAEANDRKTVQPRDL from the coding sequence ATGTCTGACCTGATCGTCAAGTCGGCAGTGAAGGAGTACCTGGAAGACGAGAACGTCGCGGCGGACTTCTACGAAGCCCTCGACGAGGAAGTCGCGGAACTGCTGGACGACGCCAGCCGCCGCGCCGAGGCGAACGACCGGAAGACGGTCCAGCCGCGCGACCTGTAA
- a CDS encoding PHP domain-containing protein translates to MYDYHVHSTYSDGTFLEWMVEAAADAGLDGVGFADHCNVTPTESARTFRREMGFNLDLTYERRREAIEQLDEAYSLAVFDAVEVDYEPDHEEPIRSFLAEAGFDYAIGSVHDLDGVNVHVRDYFGDLSESRRAALVDRYFDKLVALAESELFEIAAHPDLIERNPHLRGFATTDHYERAAAAFADSRTAVEINAGRVLDEYGALHPTETFLDTLLAHDVSVTLGTDSHEPDVIAPRRDVLVETAEEHGIAPTAVHGETAVTTGSD, encoded by the coding sequence GTGTACGACTACCACGTTCACTCTACCTACTCGGACGGGACGTTCCTCGAGTGGATGGTCGAGGCGGCGGCCGACGCCGGACTCGACGGCGTCGGGTTCGCGGACCACTGCAACGTCACGCCGACGGAGTCGGCCCGCACCTTCCGTCGGGAGATGGGCTTCAACCTGGATCTCACCTACGAGCGACGCCGCGAGGCGATCGAACAGTTGGACGAGGCGTACTCCCTGGCCGTGTTCGACGCCGTCGAGGTGGACTACGAACCCGATCACGAGGAGCCGATCCGGTCGTTCCTCGCGGAGGCGGGGTTCGACTACGCCATCGGGAGCGTCCACGACCTCGACGGAGTGAACGTCCACGTCCGCGACTACTTCGGCGACCTCTCGGAGTCCCGCCGCGCGGCGTTGGTCGATCGCTACTTCGACAAGCTGGTCGCGCTCGCGGAGTCGGAGCTGTTCGAGATCGCCGCGCACCCGGACCTGATCGAGCGGAACCCCCACCTGCGCGGGTTCGCGACGACGGATCACTACGAGCGAGCGGCGGCGGCGTTCGCCGACTCTCGGACGGCGGTGGAGATCAACGCCGGGCGCGTGCTCGACGAGTACGGCGCGCTCCACCCGACTGAGACGTTCCTCGACACGCTGTTGGCACACGACGTGTCGGTGACGCTCGGGACGGACAGTCACGAGCCGGACGTGATCGCTCCACGGCGCGACGTACTCGTCGAGACCGCCGAGGAGCACGGGATCGCCCCCACAGCCGTCCACGGCGAGACAGCCGTCACGACCGGCTCGGACTGA